Below is a window of Hydrogenimonas sp. SS33 DNA.
AGAGAGTTGATCGAACGGTTCAAATCTTTCAATGCGGAGGCCATCAATACGGTCCACTACCTTTTCGACCTGCGCAAAACCCTGCTCTACGATACCACGTTCGGCCGGGAGGTCCAGCTCGAACTGGATGCCCTCCTCTTCGACCTGACCCAGTACACCCTCCAATTGCGCTCCGACAGCAGAAAAATTCTGCAGACGATAGAGGCGACCATGGCGAAGGCGCGAAACATCGACAGCCTGAACCTGCACCGCTTTTTCGAGACGGCCAGGATGGTGACGGAGCAGATCCGGGCGCTTGGGCGGATCCATACGAAAGCGTCCCGCATTCCCCTGCAGCAGGATATAACGACCCTGAAAGAGAAGCTCCGGTTCGCCTACAACCGCCAGATGCAGATAGAGGAATTTTTCATTTTTCTTCTCTTCTTTTTCACCTTCACGATGTTGCTGGTGATCTGGCTCATGTACCGAAAGACCCAGGCCACCTACAAGCAGCTCCAGGCGTTCATGTATGCCGTGGAAAACAGCGACAACACCGTCGTCATGACAGATACCCAAAGGCGGATCACCTATGTCAATGAAGCTTTCGAAAAAGGAAGCGGCTATACAAGAGAGGAGGTTTTGGGAAAGAACCCCAATATTCTCAAATCGGGTCTTCAGGAGGAAGCGTTCTACCATGAAATGAACAAAACCCTTGATGCAGGCAGAAAATGGGAAGGTATTTTCGTCAACCGCCACAAAAACGGATCGATCTTTTACGAAAAGGCATCGATCGTCCCCATCCGCATCGACGGAGAACCGACCGGATACCTGGCCATCAAACTCGATATCACCCAACTCATCGAGCAGCAGAACCGCCTCAAACTCTCCGCCGCCGTTTTCGAAAACGCCCAGGAGTCGATCATCATTACGGACAAAGAGAGCCGCATCATCTCCGTCAACCGGGCGTTCACAACCATCACCGGCTATACGGAAGATGAGGCACTTGGGAAAAATCCTTCGCTGCTGCGTTCCGGGCGCCACGACTCCCGGTTTTTCGAAAAGATGTGGGAGGAGATCTCAAAAACGGGCCGCTGGCACGGAAAGATCTACAACCGCGCCAAATCGGGGGAGATCATTCCCATGTGGCTCACCATCTCCTCCCTCTGCGACGAAAAGGGGAACCTGCTCAACTACATCGGGATGCAGACCGATCTGAGGGAGATCATCCGGAACCAGGAGAAGGCGGAGTTCCTCGCCTTCCACGACACCCTGACGGGACTGCCCAACCGGGCCTATTTCGAAGAGCACCTGTTCCACGTCGTCGAAGTGGCCAAACGAAACGACACCGTTCTGGGCGTCCTATTCATAGACCTGGACCGCTTCAAGGTGATCAACGACACGCTGGGGCACGATGTGGGCGACATCCTGCTCCGCCGGGTCAGCGACCGGCTCAAAAGGTCGGTACGGAAGTCGGATATGCTGGCACGTATCGGCGGCGACGAATTCGTGGCGGTTCTGGAGTCGATCCACACCCCCGAAGATGCCGCCCATGTAGCGGAAAAGATTCTTGCCGCTCTGACCGAACCCGTCGACTTAGGCGTCCACCACCTCAACGTTTCGGCCAGCATCGGCATCGCCCTCTTCCCCGACAACGGTGAAACGATGGTGGACCTCATCAAAAATGCCGACACCGCGATGTATCTGGCCAAGAGCCTGGGAAAAAACAACTACCAGTTCTTCATGCCGGAACTCTCGCGGCAAATCCGGCGGCGGCTGGAGATCGAGCAGGGGCTCAACGCGGCGGTGCTCGAAGAGGAGTTCTGGCTCGCCTACCAGCCCCAGTACCGCCTCGCGGACGGAAGCGTCTACGGCGCGGAGGCGCTGCTTCGCTGGCAGAGCCCCACCCTGGGATTCGTCCCGCCCGACGAGTTCATCCCGATCGCCGAAGAGATCGGGAAGATCAACGAAATCGGCCTTTACGTCTACGAGGAGGCCTGCCGGACCCTCAGGCGTCTCGACGAGGCGGGCTTCGCCCTCGAATCGATCTCCGTCAACCTCTCCAGCAAGCAGTTCTTCGACAGGCAACTGCCCGACAAATTCGCCGGAATCGCGCAAAAACAGGGCCTCGAGCGCCACAGAATCGTCCTGGAGCTGACGGAGCGCTACATCATGGACACCTCCTCCTACGACAGCACGATCCTGCAGCGTTTCCACGCCATGGGGTTCTCCATCTCCGTCGACGATTTCGGTACCGGCTACTCCTCCATGAGCTACCTGAAGCTCCTGCCCATCGACACGATCAAGATCGACAAATCCTTCATCGACGACATTCCCGACAACCCCAACGATATGGAGATCACCAAGGCGATCATCGCACTCTCCAAAAGCCTCGGCTACAAAGTGGTGGCGGAAGGGATCGAAAACGAAGCGCAGGAGAGGTTCCTGCTGTCACAGTCGTGTGAATACGGCCAGGGGTACCTCTTCTCCAGGCCCCTGCCCCTGGAGGAGTTCGTCGGTTTCGTCAAAGCGCACCTCAAAAGACCCGTCGGGAAGGTGTGAAACCCTACACCATCCACTGCCAGATGGTATAGGCGGCGACGGAGACGGCGAGCACGCCTATCAGGTCGATGAAAAAACCGAAGCCCGCCATCGTCTTCACCTCGATGAGGCGGGAACTCATGATAATGGCGTTGGGCGGCGTGGCGATGGGGAGCATGAAGGCGTAACTGGCGGCAATGGTCGTCACCATCAGAATCAGCACCGTATCCGCGTGATGGATGCCGTAGAGCTGCGCCATCACCGGCAGGGCGATGGAGGTCAGGGCCGTATTGCTGGTGATCTCCGTCGAAAAGCTCACGAAAAGGGCAACGACCGCCAGTACCATCCACAGCGGCAGAACATGGACGAAGGAGAGTTTCTGCGCCAGCGCTTCGGCGAGCCCCGTCGACCCGAAGGCCCGGGCGATGACGAAGCCGGCGCCGAAGAGAAAGATGATCTCGTAGGGGATGGCGCGGCTGTCTTCCCAATCCAGCAGCCGGATACCCGGCATAAAAAGCAGCAGCCCCGCCCCCAGAAGCAGCGCCTTTTCGTTGAGCCCCAACCCCGGGTACCAGGGTTTGACGGGGGTATTCAGCACCAGAAGCAACGAGAGCCCGCCGATGATCCAGAGCAGCTTTTTCTGGGGCAGTGTCAGGGGTTCGGGATGTTGCTTCACCTCGCCGACCGACTCCTCCCTGACCCCCCGGCTCAGAATCCACGGCATCACCAGCAGCATCGTCACCACCACCGGCGCCGTCATCCCCATCCACTCCACGAAGGTGGGCGCCTGCAGGCCGATCTCCTCCAGGTACCCCAGCAGCAGCAGGTTGGGGGGCGTGCCGATGGGCGTCAGGATGCCGCCGACGCTGGCGCCGTAGGCGATGGCGAGCAGAATGCGCACTTTCAGTTTCGGATTGTCGGTGATGAAGAGGCCGATGGGCATCAGCATCAGGGTGATCGTCGTGTTGGAGAGGATGGAGCTCAGCAGCGCCGAGACGATTGCCATGGCGTAGAGAATCCCCCTCGCCGTATGGGGGAAGACGCGAAGGAGGCGGTTGGAAATCTGCAGGTGCAGGTCAGATTTCTGCATGGCGATGGCGAGCATGAAGCCGCCGATAAAAAGGAAAATGATCGATTTGGCGTAGTTGGGGGTCACATGGTTGACGTCGATGATCCCCAGCGCCGGAAAGAGGAGAATCGGCAGCAGCGACACGACCCCCAAAGGAAGCGCGTTGTTGGTCCACATCGTCACCAGAAGCGTCACGATTCCCAGCAGTTTCGCCTGCTGGAGCGTGAAGAAAAAGGAGGCAAGCCACCCCACCGCCACCGCCAGAAGCACCGCCAACCCGATCTTGCGCATCGTTTCCCCTTTCGTTGTTGAGGATATCCCCCTTTTGCAATTTTTCCTACGTCACGCAAAAAGCATCACGTCTTCCCGAAATCTTCGATTTCGAAGCTTCAGGGGGTGCACAGGGGACACAAGTCTCCCCGCCAAAGCATGGGCTTTGCCCATGCTTTGCGTAACATAAAGATAGTTTAGCGAATTTTGGCGTAAAGTTGGTCGATGTAGACCAGGTTCACCCCTTTGAGGATGGCACCCGACGCGGCGAGCGCCTTCAGGGTCGAAGGGTGGGGATGGCCGATGGCGATGGCGTAGCCGTGGGCTTTGGCAAGCCGGACCGCCTTTTTCAGCTGCTCCTGGATGTAGGCGGTGTCGGGTTTGTTGTCCAGAAAGATATCCCGTGCCACATAGGGGTCGCCAAACTTTTTGCAAACGGCGGGGACCACCGTTTTCGGCGTCGTGCGGCTGTCGATGAAGATGAATCCGTACCGCTTCGCGAGAGGATAGAACCTGCGCATCGCCGCCATGTCGGAAGTGAACCGGCTGCCCGTATGGTTGTTGATGAAACGGGCTTTGGGGAACCATTGGCGCAGATGGCGAAGCCGCGCTTCCATCTCCGCCGCCGTCGAGTCGACCGTAAGGGTCTTTGGCTCGGGGTGGGGATAGTGGAGCGCTTCCATAGGCAGATGGATCATGTAGTGGCTGAACCCGGAAGCGATTTTCGGCGTATCGGGATGGCGCCCGGAGGGCGGAAAGATGGAGGGGGTGATGTGCCACGGAAGCGCTTTGATGGCTCTGGCCTGGGAGGCGAAGGCCACGTCGTCGATGACGATGGCCAGCACCGGATGCCGGGTCGAAACCTTCTCCCTGACCGGCGGTTTCGCCTTCTTCTCCCCACCGGCTTCAAGGTAGTCGCTGATTTCGGAGAGTTTCTCCTCCTCCGCCTTCGGTTTCGACGGTTTGGGGGCAGGTGCGGGTTTGTGATGTACGGGAGCCGGGCCCGTTTGGGCGTGGCTGAGGCGCCGGCGCAGATTCCGGATATCCTTTCGGTAATCTGTCACCCGCTTTTCGCACTCTCTCGCCTGCTTCTCCTTTCCCATTTCGTAGCCGATCCAACCCGACAGACCGAGAAGAATCGTCAAAACGAGTATGGCGACGGCACTGCCGAGAAGATAGATCTTGATGCGGTTGGAGAAGGAGGGTTTGCGCTTTCGGGCCGCCTGGGTCCCTTTTCTGCGCTGCGGTTTGGAGGAGGTCGTTTTTTTGGCCATCGTCGAAGATGATGCCGCGCCCGGGGGCGCCGGGCATCAGATCAGTTGGTTTCCTGGTCGACGATCTTGTTGGCTTTGATCCAGGGCATCATGGCACGCAGACGGCGTCCGGTCACTTCCACCGGATGGTTTTTGAGGTTGTTTCGCTCGGCGTTCATACGGGGGTAGCCCGCCTGGCCTTCGAGGATGAAGTCTTTGGCGAATTTGCCGTTCTGGATCTCTTTGAGGATCTCCTTCATCGCTTTGCGGCTCTCTTCGTTGATGACGCGGGGGCCGCTCACCATGTCGCCGTATTCGGCGGTATTGGAGATGGAGTAGCGCATGTCGGCGATCCCTCCTTCGAAGATCAGGTCGACGATGAGCTTCATTTCGTGGAGGCACTCGAAATAGGCCATCTCTTCGGGATATCCCGCATCGACGAGGGTTTCGAAACCGGCCATGATCAGGGCGCTGACGCCGCCGCAGAGGACCGCCTGCTCACCGAAGAGGTCGGTTTCGGTCTCGTCTTTGAAGGTCGTTTCGATGATCCCGGTGCGGCCGCCGCCGATGGCGGAGGCGTAGGAGAGCGCCAGCTCTTTGGTGTTGCCGCTGGGGTCCTGATGCACGGCGATCAGGTCGGGAATGCCGCCGCCCTTGACGAATTCGCTGCGG
It encodes the following:
- the ilvC gene encoding ketol-acid reductoisomerase, with the translated sequence MALNVYYDKDCDLSLIRSKKVAMIGFGSQGHAHAENLRDSGVDVVVGLREGGSSWKKAQAKGFTVLPVAEAVKEADVVVILLPDETQKAVYDNEIAPNLKSGATVSFGHGFNIHYGRIKPAEDINVMMVAPKAPGHTVRSEFVKGGGIPDLIAVHQDPSGNTKELALSYASAIGGGRTGIIETTFKDETETDLFGEQAVLCGGVSALIMAGFETLVDAGYPEEMAYFECLHEMKLIVDLIFEGGIADMRYSISNTAEYGDMVSGPRVINEESRKAMKEILKEIQNGKFAKDFILEGQAGYPRMNAERNNLKNHPVEVTGRRLRAMMPWIKANKIVDQETN
- a CDS encoding SLC13 family permease, whose product is MRKIGLAVLLAVAVGWLASFFFTLQQAKLLGIVTLLVTMWTNNALPLGVVSLLPILLFPALGIIDVNHVTPNYAKSIIFLFIGGFMLAIAMQKSDLHLQISNRLLRVFPHTARGILYAMAIVSALLSSILSNTTITLMLMPIGLFITDNPKLKVRILLAIAYGASVGGILTPIGTPPNLLLLGYLEEIGLQAPTFVEWMGMTAPVVVTMLLVMPWILSRGVREESVGEVKQHPEPLTLPQKKLLWIIGGLSLLLVLNTPVKPWYPGLGLNEKALLLGAGLLLFMPGIRLLDWEDSRAIPYEIIFLFGAGFVIARAFGSTGLAEALAQKLSFVHVLPLWMVLAVVALFVSFSTEITSNTALTSIALPVMAQLYGIHHADTVLILMVTTIAASYAFMLPIATPPNAIIMSSRLIEVKTMAGFGFFIDLIGVLAVSVAAYTIWQWMV
- a CDS encoding EAL domain-containing protein, whose translation is MIRRLRPDRITLFIFSLIGLLAGLMVYLASIDRNVTHYQEDMASVQKLLLLDKTFDNFLLHKIEAMDYETINRRMSEFESILERFRNRPLNNEYNENLTVLVKKIAKDFSRKRELIERFKSFNAEAINTVHYLFDLRKTLLYDTTFGREVQLELDALLFDLTQYTLQLRSDSRKILQTIEATMAKARNIDSLNLHRFFETARMVTEQIRALGRIHTKASRIPLQQDITTLKEKLRFAYNRQMQIEEFFIFLLFFFTFTMLLVIWLMYRKTQATYKQLQAFMYAVENSDNTVVMTDTQRRITYVNEAFEKGSGYTREEVLGKNPNILKSGLQEEAFYHEMNKTLDAGRKWEGIFVNRHKNGSIFYEKASIVPIRIDGEPTGYLAIKLDITQLIEQQNRLKLSAAVFENAQESIIITDKESRIISVNRAFTTITGYTEDEALGKNPSLLRSGRHDSRFFEKMWEEISKTGRWHGKIYNRAKSGEIIPMWLTISSLCDEKGNLLNYIGMQTDLREIIRNQEKAEFLAFHDTLTGLPNRAYFEEHLFHVVEVAKRNDTVLGVLFIDLDRFKVINDTLGHDVGDILLRRVSDRLKRSVRKSDMLARIGGDEFVAVLESIHTPEDAAHVAEKILAALTEPVDLGVHHLNVSASIGIALFPDNGETMVDLIKNADTAMYLAKSLGKNNYQFFMPELSRQIRRRLEIEQGLNAAVLEEEFWLAYQPQYRLADGSVYGAEALLRWQSPTLGFVPPDEFIPIAEEIGKINEIGLYVYEEACRTLRRLDEAGFALESISVNLSSKQFFDRQLPDKFAGIAQKQGLERHRIVLELTERYIMDTSSYDSTILQRFHAMGFSISVDDFGTGYSSMSYLKLLPIDTIKIDKSFIDDIPDNPNDMEITKAIIALSKSLGYKVVAEGIENEAQERFLLSQSCEYGQGYLFSRPLPLEEFVGFVKAHLKRPVGKV
- a CDS encoding divergent polysaccharide deacetylase family protein; amino-acid sequence: MAKKTTSSKPQRRKGTQAARKRKPSFSNRIKIYLLGSAVAILVLTILLGLSGWIGYEMGKEKQARECEKRVTDYRKDIRNLRRRLSHAQTGPAPVHHKPAPAPKPSKPKAEEEKLSEISDYLEAGGEKKAKPPVREKVSTRHPVLAIVIDDVAFASQARAIKALPWHITPSIFPPSGRHPDTPKIASGFSHYMIHLPMEALHYPHPEPKTLTVDSTAAEMEARLRHLRQWFPKARFINNHTGSRFTSDMAAMRRFYPLAKRYGFIFIDSRTTPKTVVPAVCKKFGDPYVARDIFLDNKPDTAYIQEQLKKAVRLAKAHGYAIAIGHPHPSTLKALAASGAILKGVNLVYIDQLYAKIR